Below is a genomic region from Methanobacterium sp..
AAACAGTGGATGCTGATGAGTGATTTTTTTACTATCCAATTCATTGGGGCGGATATTAAATTGGTTTGGGAGCTGCAATTGAAGGATTTATTATTGCAGTTATAATAACCATATTTTTAGCTGTTATTTGGGTTAAATCAGTTTTTGGATTACCTCTTTTTGTTGTAAGTTTTCTAATTGCGGGAATTGTGGTAGGTTATATTGTGTATGGTGAAATTAGTGACGGTCTGGTTAGTGGGGCATTTATAGGTGTTATTGGGCTGTAATTCTATG
It encodes:
- a CDS encoding DUF5518 domain-containing protein, giving the protein MGAAIEGFIIAVIITIFLAVIWVKSVFGLPLFVVSFLIAGIVVGYIVYGEISDGLVSGAFIGVIGL